One Roseburia rectibacter DNA window includes the following coding sequences:
- a CDS encoding riboflavin synthase, translating to MFTGIVEEVGRIITADRKGNSARLKIEAEKVLEDIKIGDSIAVNGICLTVTSFGKNYFTADVMHETLRRSSIGEAASGSPVNLERAMAANGRFGGHIVTGHIDGTGTICEVISDEIAIYYSIKAPEKIMHYIVEKGSVAVDGISLTIAETTQTTFMVSVIPHTAQCTVLAHKKAGDKVNLENDCIGKYIEHFLNWKEEKITESKITKEFLFSNGF from the coding sequence TTGTTTACAGGAATTGTGGAAGAGGTCGGAAGAATCATAACAGCGGACCGGAAAGGCAATTCTGCCAGACTGAAAATAGAGGCAGAAAAAGTATTGGAGGATATCAAAATTGGTGACAGCATTGCCGTCAACGGAATCTGTCTTACCGTGACATCTTTTGGAAAAAACTATTTTACCGCCGATGTGATGCACGAAACGCTGCGGAGGTCATCGATTGGAGAAGCAGCGTCAGGCAGCCCGGTGAATCTGGAGCGCGCGATGGCGGCGAACGGCAGATTTGGCGGTCACATCGTGACAGGACATATTGACGGAACCGGAACGATCTGTGAAGTCATATCAGATGAGATCGCGATTTATTATTCCATTAAAGCGCCTGAGAAGATCATGCACTACATTGTTGAAAAGGGTTCTGTCGCAGTGGATGGGATCAGCCTTACCATTGCAGAAACGACACAGACCACTTTTATGGTGTCTGTTATCCCACATACGGCGCAGTGTACGGTTTTGGCTCACAAAAAGGCGGGGGATAAGGTAAATCTGGAAAATGACTGTATCGGGAAGTATATAGAACATTTTTTGAACTGGAAGGAAGAAAAAATAACGGAGAGTAAGATCACGAAGGAGTTTTTATTTTCTAATGGATTTTGA
- the ribD gene encoding bifunctional diaminohydroxyphosphoribosylaminopyrimidine deaminase/5-amino-6-(5-phosphoribosylamino)uracil reductase RibD has translation MQQERYMRRAMELAELGRGWTKTNPVVGAVLVKGDRIIGEGYHKKFGGLHAEREALADCRSRGEDPAGADLYVTLEPCCHYGKTPPCTQAIIEAGISHVFVGAKDINPLVAGGGIRQLREQGILLTEGVLQEECEYQNRVFFHYIQTKLPYVRMKYAMTLDGKIASASGKSQWITGEAAREQVHRMRHEMTGIMVGAGTVIADDPMLNCRLPQTKDPVRIVCDTTLRIPLKSRIVQTAEEQKTIIATCCQDEARIREYQKYACRIIVTERADGKVDLKELMRQLGADGIESVLLEGGAMLNWSALEAGIVNEVYAYVAPKLFGGADAKSPVAGMGVDHPDDAYHLVNQRIQQVGEDILITGELKNK, from the coding sequence ATGCAACAGGAAAGATATATGCGCCGTGCAATGGAACTTGCAGAACTCGGCAGAGGATGGACAAAGACAAATCCGGTGGTTGGTGCGGTTCTTGTAAAAGGGGACAGGATCATCGGGGAAGGCTATCATAAAAAATTTGGCGGACTTCACGCAGAGAGGGAAGCGCTGGCGGATTGCAGGAGCAGGGGAGAAGATCCGGCGGGAGCAGACCTTTATGTGACATTAGAACCGTGCTGTCATTACGGGAAAACGCCTCCATGTACACAGGCGATCATAGAAGCTGGCATCAGCCATGTGTTTGTCGGGGCGAAAGATATTAATCCACTTGTGGCGGGAGGAGGAATCCGGCAGTTAAGGGAGCAAGGCATCCTGTTGACGGAAGGAGTTTTACAGGAGGAATGTGAGTACCAAAATCGGGTATTTTTTCATTATATCCAGACAAAACTGCCCTATGTGCGGATGAAATATGCGATGACACTGGATGGAAAAATCGCATCGGCATCTGGAAAATCGCAATGGATCACCGGAGAGGCGGCAAGAGAACAGGTACACCGCATGCGGCATGAAATGACCGGAATCATGGTTGGGGCAGGCACGGTAATCGCGGATGATCCAATGTTAAACTGCCGTCTGCCGCAGACAAAAGACCCGGTCAGGATCGTTTGTGATACGACACTGCGGATACCGCTTAAGAGCCGTATCGTGCAGACCGCAGAGGAGCAGAAGACCATCATTGCAACCTGCTGCCAAGATGAAGCAAGGATCAGGGAATATCAGAAATATGCATGCCGGATCATAGTGACAGAGCGTGCGGATGGAAAAGTAGATTTAAAAGAACTGATGCGGCAGCTTGGAGCAGACGGGATCGAGAGTGTATTACTTGAGGGCGGTGCCATGCTGAACTGGTCGGCGTTAGAAGCCGGAATCGTCAATGAGGTGTATGCGTATGTGGCACCGAAACTGTTTGGCGGTGCAGATGCCAAAAGTCCGGTTGCAGGAATGGGCGTGGATCATCCCGATGATGCGTACCATCTGGTCAATCAGAGGATACAGCAGGTGGGGGAGGACATTCTGATCACCGGGGAGCTGAAAAATAAATGA
- a CDS encoding CAP domain-containing protein encodes MKSVKKKITAMLMAILLIFSGSMIAVDVMQPVTVAAASAVKLNKTSLTMTKGKTYQLKLRPAQKKVKWSSSKKKVVSVSKSGKLTAKKAGKATITAKVGKKKYTCKVTVKNKPAAVLTKADKEKAEVLKLINKERKAQGKSSLKMNDTLNAAADKRAKELTQLFSHTRPNGESCFSILSEKKYQVNYRSAGENIAAGYTDAADVMNGWMNSPGHRANILSDSYDQVGIGYYYDANAPYRYYWVQIFMGSW; translated from the coding sequence ATGAAAAGTGTAAAGAAAAAGATAACGGCAATGTTGATGGCAATTCTTCTTATATTTAGCGGGAGCATGATCGCAGTGGATGTTATGCAGCCAGTCACTGTTGCAGCGGCATCTGCTGTAAAGCTGAATAAAACGAGCCTGACGATGACAAAGGGAAAGACATATCAGCTTAAATTAAGACCGGCGCAGAAAAAAGTGAAATGGTCATCTTCAAAGAAAAAAGTAGTCAGCGTTTCAAAAAGTGGAAAACTGACTGCAAAAAAAGCAGGAAAAGCAACAATTACGGCAAAGGTCGGGAAAAAGAAATATACCTGCAAAGTAACGGTAAAAAATAAGCCGGCGGCTGTTCTGACAAAAGCAGATAAAGAGAAAGCAGAAGTTCTAAAGCTGATCAACAAGGAGAGAAAGGCGCAGGGAAAATCTTCTCTGAAAATGAATGATACCTTAAATGCTGCAGCAGATAAGCGGGCAAAAGAGCTTACACAGCTGTTTTCGCATACAAGACCAAACGGAGAGAGCTGTTTTTCTATTTTAAGTGAAAAGAAGTATCAGGTAAATTATCGCAGTGCAGGTGAAAATATTGCGGCAGGTTATACCGATGCAGCAGATGTTATGAATGGATGGATGAACTCACCGGGACATCGTGCTAATATTTTAAGCGATTCTTATGATCAGGTTGGAATCGGTTATTATTATGATGCGAATGCGCCATATCGTTATTATTGGGTGCAGATCTTTATGGGAAGCTGGTAA
- a CDS encoding DegV family protein: protein MNKLSDRIIRVLIRKDVSIHAQLFRFMSLLGTIAMAVGGVYTLAEGMEIKNVIALFAGAFFMGVLFWAGKKFKQYDICSFILMLGLNGIFLPVTFMRSGGLKSGMPLWFVLGFISLFFLLRGKGLIAGTVITIIADAVCFYIAMVYPEKIVYMESESVVNVDIIVSTVITVFLTCAFMFIQITLYEYQRKENEKQQAKLVAAMNTQSRFLANMSHEIRTPINTIIGLNEMTLREENLSDDIIENANNIQSASKMLLSLINDILDLSKIEAGKMEVVPARYETGKLFSEIVNTTWIRAHEKNLEFCVNVSEKLPSMLYGDEMRIKQVLTNILSNAIKYTQKGSVTLFVEGEQTGTDEILLKMSVIDTGMGIRQDDMKYLFDSFKRVNEGNTKGIEGTGLGLSICSQLVNLMGGQITVDSIYQKGSTFTITIPQKIVNAAPLGNLNYNSSSRHQRSSYKKSFEAPEAKVLVVDDNDMNLLVAKKLLRETKVQLSLAHSGMECLKLTAKNNYDVIFMDHMMPEMDGEKTMDLVRNQEGGFCRKTPIIALTANAMSGAEEKYRKMGFSDYLAKPINGILFEAMLLRYLPKERIEYMVAPDEISEMDGFRILGQKKKQKLIISTDNVVDLPNDVVRQLGIPMMHYFVNTEYGHFEDMVEIHSDSLLSYIEKDQYAKSEAPTVGEYETFFGNLLEEAEQVLHICIASGSGKGFENAGKAAAGFSHVQVYDSGHLSSGTGLMVMQAANMSLKNRDMDEIIQKLDEMQKKVQTSFILDSSKQLYRSGLLNKQVWKLTEMLQCHPVLSLHKKKIVPSAIFFGDTENVYKKYIRAQMARFASIDQRVLFITSAGCSKETKDMILEEVQKYKQFDQVYMQEASAAITSNCGAGCFGLIYMLE from the coding sequence ATGAATAAGTTAAGTGACAGAATTATCCGGGTACTGATCCGGAAAGATGTTTCCATTCATGCACAGTTATTCCGGTTTATGTCACTGCTTGGAACGATTGCAATGGCAGTAGGCGGAGTTTATACGCTTGCCGAAGGGATGGAAATAAAAAATGTTATTGCATTGTTTGCCGGGGCATTTTTTATGGGAGTGCTTTTCTGGGCGGGAAAGAAATTTAAGCAATATGATATCTGTTCCTTTATTCTGATGCTGGGACTGAATGGGATTTTCCTGCCGGTTACATTTATGCGTTCCGGGGGTTTAAAAAGCGGTATGCCGCTCTGGTTTGTACTCGGTTTTATCTCACTCTTTTTTCTGCTCCGCGGAAAAGGACTTATTGCGGGAACAGTCATAACGATCATTGCAGATGCGGTCTGTTTTTATATAGCGATGGTTTATCCGGAGAAAATTGTTTATATGGAATCAGAATCTGTGGTTAACGTCGACATTATTGTAAGTACTGTTATAACTGTTTTTCTGACCTGTGCATTTATGTTTATTCAGATCACACTCTATGAGTATCAGCGAAAAGAAAATGAAAAACAGCAGGCAAAGCTAGTTGCTGCAATGAATACACAGAGCCGTTTTCTTGCCAATATGAGTCATGAGATCCGTACGCCGATCAATACGATCATAGGGTTAAATGAAATGACACTGCGGGAGGAGAATCTGTCGGACGATATTATTGAAAATGCCAATAATATCCAGAGCGCAAGTAAGATGCTGCTATCCCTGATCAATGATATTTTAGACCTGTCGAAGATCGAGGCTGGAAAAATGGAGGTTGTTCCGGCACGTTATGAGACAGGTAAGCTTTTCAGTGAGATCGTAAATACGACCTGGATACGTGCACATGAGAAAAATCTGGAGTTTTGTGTCAACGTATCCGAAAAACTGCCGTCAATGTTATACGGCGATGAAATGAGGATCAAACAGGTTCTGACGAATATTTTAAGTAATGCGATCAAGTACACGCAAAAAGGATCTGTTACGTTGTTTGTGGAAGGGGAGCAGACAGGGACGGATGAAATCCTTTTAAAAATGTCCGTGATCGATACCGGTATGGGAATCCGGCAGGATGATATGAAATATCTGTTTGACAGTTTTAAACGGGTCAATGAGGGCAATACGAAAGGAATCGAAGGAACAGGACTTGGACTTTCCATCTGCAGCCAGCTCGTAAATCTGATGGGCGGTCAGATCACGGTTGACAGTATTTATCAGAAGGGTTCCACTTTTACGATCACGATTCCACAGAAGATCGTGAATGCTGCACCGCTTGGAAATCTCAACTACAACAGTTCATCGAGACATCAGAGGTCTTCCTACAAAAAGAGTTTTGAAGCTCCGGAAGCAAAAGTACTTGTTGTGGACGATAATGATATGAATCTGCTTGTTGCCAAAAAGCTGCTCCGGGAGACAAAAGTCCAGCTTTCCTTAGCACACAGCGGAATGGAATGCTTAAAGCTGACGGCGAAAAATAATTATGATGTGATCTTTATGGATCATATGATGCCGGAAATGGATGGAGAAAAAACCATGGATCTGGTACGCAATCAGGAAGGCGGATTCTGCCGGAAAACACCGATTATCGCCCTGACGGCAAATGCAATGTCAGGAGCGGAAGAGAAGTATCGTAAAATGGGATTTTCCGATTATCTTGCGAAACCGATCAATGGCATTCTTTTTGAGGCAATGCTGCTTCGTTATCTGCCGAAGGAGCGTATTGAATATATGGTTGCTCCGGATGAGATCAGTGAAATGGACGGATTCCGTATTTTAGGGCAGAAGAAAAAACAGAAACTGATCATCAGTACAGATAATGTGGTAGATCTGCCGAATGATGTGGTAAGGCAGCTTGGAATACCGATGATGCATTATTTTGTAAACACGGAATACGGTCATTTTGAGGATATGGTGGAAATCCATTCGGACAGCCTGCTTTCTTATATTGAAAAAGATCAGTATGCAAAATCAGAAGCACCGACAGTCGGGGAGTATGAGACATTTTTTGGAAATCTGCTTGAGGAGGCAGAGCAGGTGCTTCACATCTGTATTGCTTCCGGATCGGGAAAGGGATTTGAGAATGCAGGAAAGGCAGCAGCCGGATTTTCCCATGTGCAGGTCTATGATTCGGGACATTTATCCAGTGGCACAGGACTGATGGTAATGCAGGCGGCAAACATGTCATTGAAAAACAGGGATATGGATGAGATAATACAGAAGTTAGATGAGATGCAGAAAAAAGTGCAGACAAGTTTTATACTTGACAGTTCTAAGCAGCTTTACCGCAGCGGGCTCTTAAATAAGCAGGTTTGGAAACTGACAGAGATGCTGCAGTGTCATCCGGTTTTGTCACTGCACAAAAAGAAAATAGTGCCGTCCGCGATCTTTTTTGGTGATACGGAGAATGTTTATAAAAAATATATTCGTGCGCAGATGGCGCGGTTTGCCTCCATTGATCAGAGAGTTTTGTTTATAACGTCTGCAGGGTGTTCAAAAGAGACGAAAGACATGATCTTAGAGGAAGTGCAAAAATATAAGCAATTCGATCAGGTATACATGCAGGAGGCATCGGCGGCAATCACGAGTAACTGCGGAGCGGGGTGTTTTGGACTTATTTATATGTTAGAGTAA
- a CDS encoding hybrid sensor histidine kinase/response regulator: MKREIRKDRAGLIPYILYTIYTVYMVMAAVYLKWPSWVAAVVVCGLLASIGLRILLGRSAKLAKLFCSVMIWMNIILYTVFTDGSSLTMATVAASVVMLSLFDLIEINYISLAATLLLFGLDTFLLDKVNYDNPVREMEFFMQFLAIIILELMENKQLKNRIQHEIELDEAMRELEEAEHAKDDFMANISHEIRTPLNSIIGIGSELLDAKVDDTTKEQLYDITVAGRNLMSLVSDILDFSELENDTMELVEEPYNITSVINDVVNMAHVWNKEKNLEIIVDCEADIPNNLLGDSQKIYRIILNLINNAIKFTDAGGVILFVGARKEPYGINLMVKVKDTGIGMSEKNIDALENTYNQVDTTRDRRAGGVGLGLAISRKMIAKMNGHMHIESVPDVGTTVSIIIPQRVLTDMPLVSVRDAGDKKIVFYMNLERYRFGQLRDGYLECIQRMIDQLHVDAVRCSTMHELKNRIEHETFQFLFVADVEYFEEQSYFDSLTDKMKVVVMANRDCDLQKVGSEVQLIYRPIHVFSIATVLNGEKLQQDAYDERWHHDRFRIKGAKILAVDDSAMNLKVVSSLLSHYGITIDTALSGKEAIEKISDRSYDLVFMDHMMPEMDGVECMHRIHELPGFRERKIPVIALTANAIGGAREMLIREGFDDFVAKPIEKSAMERVLRKYLSAFIEKDTGEAEKNKTEVTEKISGQSKEEQSRSSEVSGESEERQNGSSEVSGESEERQNGSKEVSSGLSEEENFEVAGIDHKLGLSYFDDNEADYMEIVQCFYEQGRSQIQTLQELYDKKDWENYKINIHSLKGQSLTIGAKDLSAKAKRMQEACEHKNENYIIQNHVELIADYCAILDGLSKYVTAEGEEQTLLQKLAAAIDNFDQEEAIQLLENVKNEAGSSLTDSDAQIITDMTEQIGLFDFFSAAETLKKWGGDVQ, from the coding sequence ATGAAAAGAGAAATCAGGAAAGACAGAGCGGGACTGATCCCGTACATACTTTATACCATATATACGGTTTATATGGTAATGGCAGCAGTTTACTTAAAATGGCCTAGCTGGGTAGCTGCAGTGGTAGTCTGCGGACTTTTGGCAAGCATCGGGCTTCGGATTCTGTTAGGACGATCCGCAAAACTGGCAAAATTATTTTGTTCGGTAATGATCTGGATGAACATTATTTTATATACAGTTTTTACGGATGGATCGTCTCTTACCATGGCAACGGTTGCGGCAAGTGTCGTGATGTTGTCTCTTTTTGATCTGATCGAGATTAATTATATTTCGTTGGCAGCAACGCTTCTTTTGTTTGGTCTTGATACATTCCTGTTAGATAAAGTTAATTATGATAATCCGGTACGGGAAATGGAATTTTTTATGCAGTTTCTTGCGATCATCATCCTCGAACTCATGGAAAATAAACAGTTAAAGAACCGTATACAGCATGAAATCGAACTTGACGAGGCAATGCGTGAACTTGAAGAAGCGGAACATGCAAAAGATGATTTTATGGCAAATATTTCACATGAGATCCGCACACCGTTAAATTCGATCATCGGAATCGGCTCAGAGTTACTGGATGCGAAAGTGGATGATACGACCAAAGAGCAGTTATATGATATTACGGTCGCAGGCAGGAATCTGATGTCCTTAGTGTCTGATATTCTGGATTTCTCAGAACTTGAAAATGATACAATGGAGCTTGTGGAGGAGCCTTATAATATCACATCTGTGATCAATGATGTGGTAAATATGGCACATGTGTGGAATAAAGAAAAGAATCTTGAGATCATTGTGGATTGCGAGGCAGATATCCCGAATAATCTGCTTGGGGACAGTCAGAAGATCTACCGTATTATTTTAAATCTGATTAACAATGCGATCAAGTTTACGGATGCCGGAGGTGTCATTTTGTTTGTTGGCGCCCGCAAGGAACCATATGGTATCAATCTCATGGTGAAGGTAAAAGACACCGGAATCGGCATGAGTGAGAAAAATATAGATGCACTGGAAAATACATACAATCAGGTAGATACAACACGCGACAGACGAGCCGGAGGTGTTGGTTTAGGACTTGCGATCTCACGCAAAATGATCGCAAAGATGAATGGACATATGCATATCGAGAGTGTTCCTGATGTGGGGACAACCGTTTCCATTATCATACCGCAGAGAGTACTGACGGATATGCCGCTTGTATCTGTACGTGATGCAGGGGATAAAAAGATCGTTTTTTATATGAATCTCGAAAGATATCGCTTTGGGCAGCTTCGTGACGGTTATCTTGAATGTATACAGAGGATGATCGATCAGCTTCATGTAGATGCTGTGCGCTGCTCTACGATGCATGAGTTAAAGAACCGTATCGAACATGAAACATTTCAGTTCCTGTTTGTTGCGGATGTGGAATATTTTGAGGAACAGAGTTACTTTGACAGCCTGACCGACAAAATGAAAGTAGTTGTCATGGCAAACAGGGATTGTGATCTGCAGAAAGTCGGATCAGAAGTACAGCTTATTTACCGCCCAATCCATGTGTTCTCAATTGCCACTGTTTTAAATGGCGAAAAACTTCAGCAGGATGCTTATGATGAAAGGTGGCACCATGACAGATTCCGCATAAAGGGAGCAAAAATTCTCGCTGTGGATGACAGTGCCATGAATTTAAAAGTTGTTTCAAGCCTGCTTAGCCATTATGGAATTACGATCGATACGGCACTAAGCGGCAAAGAAGCCATAGAGAAAATAAGTGACAGAAGCTATGATCTTGTGTTTATGGATCACATGATGCCGGAAATGGATGGTGTGGAATGTATGCACAGGATTCATGAACTGCCGGGATTCAGGGAGAGAAAGATACCGGTCATAGCACTGACTGCCAATGCGATAGGCGGAGCCAGAGAGATGCTGATAAGAGAAGGATTTGATGATTTTGTTGCGAAACCGATTGAAAAGTCAGCAATGGAACGTGTCCTCCGCAAATATTTAAGTGCATTTATTGAAAAAGATACAGGGGAAGCAGAGAAAAATAAAACGGAAGTGACTGAGAAAATATCTGGTCAGTCCAAAGAGGAACAGAGTAGAAGTAGTGAAGTATCCGGCGAGTCAGAAGAAAGACAGAATGGAAGCAGTGAAGTATCCGGTGAGTCAGAAGAAAGACAGAATGGAAGCAAGGAAGTATCCAGCGGGTTATCAGAAGAAGAGAATTTTGAGGTGGCAGGTATTGATCATAAGTTAGGACTTTCCTATTTTGACGATAATGAAGCGGATTATATGGAGATCGTACAGTGTTTTTATGAACAGGGAAGAAGCCAGATCCAGACACTGCAGGAGTTGTATGATAAAAAAGACTGGGAAAATTATAAGATCAACATACATTCTCTGAAAGGACAGAGCCTGACGATCGGCGCAAAAGATCTTTCTGCAAAAGCAAAGAGAATGCAGGAAGCATGTGAGCATAAAAATGAAAATTATATCATACAAAACCATGTGGAGCTGATAGCAGATTATTGTGCGATTCTCGATGGACTGTCAAAATATGTAACGGCAGAGGGAGAAGAACAGACCTTGCTACAGAAATTAGCGGCTGCGATCGATAATTTTGATCAGGAGGAGGCAATACAACTGCTGGAAAACGTAAAAAATGAAGCAGGCAGTTCACTGACGGATTCGGATGCACAGATCATCACTGATATGACAGAACAGATCGGATTGTTTGATTTTTTCAGTGCGGCAGAAACATTAAAAAAATGGGGAGGTGACGTGCAATGA
- a CDS encoding response regulator, producing MQTQNRELILLVDDDPGNLKRAQTILGEEFRISATTSGKMALSLLSKVTPDLILLDVNMPEMNGFETLTKIRELENGAAIPVVFLTGDNDAETETKCFEAGAMDFVGKPFVSQVLVSRVKRILENKQYQNHLEDMVASQVAQITRMQDEVITGIANLIESRDNSTGLHVKNTQNYVRILTRALRERGLYADILDYNYELNTVKASVLHDIGKIKTPDAILLKPGRLTDEEFAVMKRHTVDGCEIIDGIIGTVEHEEYVDIARKIARHHHERWDGTGYPDGLAGEEIPLCARIMALADVFDALYQERCYKKAIRPASKVFEIIKENSGSQFDPNLAEIFCELQQKITDVSE from the coding sequence ATGCAGACACAAAACAGGGAACTGATCCTTTTGGTAGATGATGATCCGGGTAATCTGAAAAGAGCACAGACAATTCTTGGGGAAGAATTTCGAATTTCTGCGACTACATCCGGGAAAATGGCATTATCACTTCTTTCAAAAGTGACGCCGGATCTGATCCTTCTGGATGTAAATATGCCGGAAATGAACGGATTTGAAACACTGACAAAGATTCGCGAACTTGAAAATGGAGCTGCGATACCGGTTGTGTTTCTGACCGGTGATAATGATGCGGAGACAGAGACAAAATGTTTTGAAGCAGGGGCGATGGATTTTGTCGGAAAACCATTCGTCTCACAGGTATTAGTAAGCCGTGTGAAACGGATTCTGGAGAATAAACAGTATCAGAATCATTTAGAAGATATGGTTGCATCACAGGTTGCCCAGATCACGCGCATGCAGGATGAGGTGATCACCGGTATCGCAAACCTGATCGAAAGCCGTGACAACAGCACAGGACTTCATGTAAAAAATACGCAGAACTATGTGCGGATTCTGACGAGGGCGCTGCGTGAGCGGGGACTTTATGCAGATATACTTGATTATAATTATGAACTCAATACGGTAAAAGCATCGGTACTTCATGACATTGGAAAAATTAAGACGCCGGATGCAATCCTTTTAAAACCGGGAAGACTTACTGACGAGGAGTTTGCTGTCATGAAAAGGCATACCGTAGATGGCTGTGAGATCATTGACGGGATCATAGGAACTGTGGAACATGAGGAATATGTGGATATTGCCAGAAAAATAGCAAGACACCATCACGAAAGATGGGATGGTACAGGATATCCGGATGGATTAGCCGGGGAGGAGATTCCGTTATGTGCAAGGATCATGGCGCTTGCAGATGTTTTTGATGCACTTTATCAGGAACGGTGTTACAAAAAAGCAATCCGTCCCGCATCGAAAGTATTTGAAATAATAAAGGAAAACAGCGGTTCCCAGTTTGATCCGAACCTTGCAGAAATTTTTTGTGAATTACAGCAGAAAATTACGGATGTCAGTGAATGA
- a CDS encoding cation diffusion facilitator family transporter, which produces MITFLSKFFIREKEDKAKIRQEYGMLCGMVGIFLNILLFCGKFLAGTISRSIAVTADAFNNLSDAGSSAVTLIGFKLAGAKPDPEHPFGHGRIEYVSGLVVAAAILLMAYELIRDSLVKIIHPEETEFSVMVVVILIVSILVKLYMYLYNSGVAKKIDSAAMKATATDSLSDTCATAVVLAATLIGHFTGLYVDGYCGVLVGVFILCAGIGAAKDTLNPLLGQPPEEEFVQKIDQIVMAHEEICGIHDLIVHDYGPGRQMVSLHAEVPAEGNILEIHDIIDNVENELKEKLGCDATIHMDPIVTSDEHVSEMKAAVTSIIKGIDEQINMHDFRVVTGLTHTNIIFDVLIPYKFHIQDDELVARITSQVRDRLGNNCYVIIKVDHSYV; this is translated from the coding sequence ATGATAACATTTCTTTCAAAGTTTTTTATCAGGGAAAAAGAGGATAAAGCGAAAATCAGGCAGGAGTACGGAATGCTTTGTGGTATGGTGGGGATTTTTTTAAACATCCTGCTTTTCTGTGGTAAATTTTTGGCAGGGACGATCAGCCGCTCGATCGCTGTAACTGCAGATGCATTTAACAACCTGTCTGATGCAGGATCTTCGGCAGTCACACTGATCGGATTTAAGTTAGCCGGGGCAAAACCGGACCCGGAGCATCCGTTCGGACATGGACGGATTGAATATGTGTCGGGACTGGTCGTTGCGGCAGCTATCCTTCTGATGGCATATGAGCTGATCCGTGATTCGCTGGTAAAGATCATTCATCCGGAAGAAACCGAGTTTTCCGTAATGGTGGTTGTGATCCTTATTGTTTCGATTCTCGTAAAATTGTATATGTATCTTTATAACAGCGGGGTGGCAAAAAAGATTGATTCTGCGGCAATGAAGGCAACAGCAACCGACAGCCTGAGTGATACCTGTGCAACGGCAGTGGTACTTGCAGCAACTTTGATCGGACATTTTACAGGGCTTTATGTGGACGGCTATTGTGGTGTGCTGGTGGGTGTATTTATCTTGTGTGCAGGCATTGGTGCAGCAAAAGATACGTTAAATCCACTTTTGGGACAGCCGCCGGAAGAGGAATTTGTACAGAAAATTGATCAGATCGTAATGGCACATGAGGAGATATGCGGGATTCATGATCTGATCGTGCATGATTATGGTCCTGGAAGACAGATGGTGTCGCTGCATGCGGAAGTTCCGGCAGAGGGAAATATCTTAGAGATACATGATATTATTGATAATGTTGAAAATGAATTAAAAGAAAAGTTAGGCTGTGATGCGACGATACATATGGATCCGATCGTGACATCAGATGAACATGTCAGTGAGATGAAAGCTGCAGTGACATCCATTATCAAGGGAATCGATGAGCAGATCAATATGCATGATTTCCGTGTTGTGACGGGGCTTACACATACGAATATTATTTTTGATGTTCTGATACCATATAAATTTCATATACAGGATGACGAGCTGGTTGCACGCATTACATCACAGGTGAGAGATCGTCTTGGAAATAACTGTTATGTCATTATAAAAGTCGATCATTCTTATGTATAA
- the lepB gene encoding signal peptidase I — METKRQDNETNIEEKQKSSGAAREILSWVLTFALAIGAAFLIKNYLIINADVPTGSMENTIMPGDRLIGNRLAFLKSTPERGDVVIFHYPDDEEELYVKRVIGLPGEEVRIEDGKIYIDGDETPLEEDYLKEEWTVATGPYLFEVPDDCYLVLGDNRNDSWDARYWDNKYVSIDKILGKGEVIYWPLQDIRKIK; from the coding sequence ATGGAAACAAAAAGACAGGATAACGAGACAAATATAGAGGAAAAACAGAAAAGTTCGGGTGCAGCACGGGAAATCCTAAGCTGGGTTCTGACTTTCGCATTAGCAATCGGAGCGGCATTTCTGATCAAAAATTATCTGATCATCAATGCGGATGTGCCGACAGGATCAATGGAAAATACGATCATGCCGGGAGACCGTCTGATCGGAAACCGTCTGGCATTTTTAAAGAGCACACCGGAGCGGGGGGATGTTGTGATCTTCCATTATCCGGATGACGAGGAAGAACTTTATGTAAAAAGGGTCATTGGACTGCCGGGAGAGGAAGTCCGCATCGAGGACGGAAAGATTTATATTGATGGAGATGAGACACCGCTTGAGGAAGATTATTTAAAAGAAGAATGGACAGTGGCGACGGGACCATATTTATTTGAAGTGCCGGATGACTGCTATCTGGTTCTTGGAGATAACCGTAATGATTCTTGGGATGCGCGTTACTGGGATAATAAATATGTAAGCATTGATAAGATACTCGGTAAGGGTGAAGTCATTTACTGGCCGCTGCAGGATATCAGAAAAATTAAGTAG